In a single window of the Entelurus aequoreus isolate RoL-2023_Sb linkage group LG16, RoL_Eaeq_v1.1, whole genome shotgun sequence genome:
- the LOC133630895 gene encoding midnolin-like → MRLFITSTSIGGPVELLVPKGETLEGLRTRLSRQLQMQTDKIALLHEDKQLTAGSLMAQGVADGSRLTLQVPGVVEGGLFCSRARAARMVEVLESLTECQITDFLSGRSPLTLKLAMGANAMFLQLQLSAQDVAKLQLREPSEAPNRPETCSRTDTSSTCPAAYCMQSQPQTVASAVTCNRRPSSHHPRPHTIVSTPPTCPLPASTPVSFTNPSSAAPQSPLPASTFTESAHSSSGQPIKQAGAVIESFVGHSQGVFSGTFSGLLAPCSRSGLSHPRRGIAIIMQILDDLFRAASRYQTAQENPFCHASDPPLHDHKDKAKNLAETTDEETHRFLATSEENQTMHCKLKRLQFLMDQQRHHKRTRRSSKLSQTSHPYRHRHHR, encoded by the exons ATGCGTCTGTTCATCACCTCCACCTCCATCGGCGGCCCGGTGGAGCTCCTCGTCCCCAAAGGAGAGACGCTGGAGGGCTTGAGGACGCGCCTCTCTCGTCAACTTCAAATGCAAACAGACAAAATCGCCCTGCTGCATGAAGACAA GCAGCTGACTGCGGGGAGTCTAATGGCGCAAGGTGTTGCAGATGGCAGCAGACTCACCCTACAGGTGCCCGGAGTTGTTGAAGGCGGGTTATTC TGTTCGCGTGCAAGAGCTGCGAGGATGGTGGAGGTTTTGGAGAGTTTAACAGAATGCCAG ATCACTGACTTCCTTTCCGGCCGTTCACCTCTGACCCTTAAACTGGCAATGGGTGCCAATGCAATGTTTTTGCAGCTGCAGCTGTCCGCTCAAGACGTGGCTAAACTGCAGCTGAGGGAGCCCTCAGAAGCTCCAAACAGACCTGAGACCTGCTCCCGCACTGACACAAGTAGCACTTGTCCAGCTGCATACTGCATGCAGAGTCAACCCCAGACTGTTGCCTCTGCTGTAACGTGCAATCGTCGACCATCTTCCCATCATCCTCGTCCACACACCATCGTATCAACGCCTCCCACGTGTCCGCTACCAGCGAGCACACCCGTCTCTTTTACTAACCCCTCCAGTGCTGCTCCTCAGAGTCCTTTACCCGCGTCCACCTTCACTGAG AGCGCTcactcctcctctggtcaacccATCAAGCAAGCAGGCGCAGTCATAGAAAGTTTTGTTGGTCACTCTCAAGGAGTTTTTTCCGGAACTTTCTCTG GTTTGCTGGCGCCGTGCAGCCGAAGCGGCTTGAGCCATCCTCGACGAGGAATTGCCATTATTATGCAAATTCTTGACGACCTCTTCAGAGCTGCTTCACGATACCAGACGGCCCAGGAAAATCCCTTTTGTCATGCTTCTGACCCCCCTCTGCACGACCACAAAGACAAGGCCAAGAACCTCGCTGAAACTACAG ATGAGGAGACTCACAGGTTCCTTGCAACGTCAGAAGAGAATCAGACAATGCACTGCAAGCTAAAGCGCTTGCAGTTTTTAATGGACCAGCAGCGACATCACAAGCGAACTCGAAGGAGCTCAAAGTTGTCACAAACATCTCACCCGTATCGTCATCGCCATCATCGTTAA
- the cirbpa gene encoding cold inducible RNA binding protein a isoform X1 has protein sequence MTDEGKLFVGGLNFTTTEDSLAGAFGKYGAIEKVDVIRDKETGRSRGFGFVKYENVEDAKDALEAMNGKTIDGRNIRVDEAGKGGGGRSNRGFNSGGQRGVGGRFGSTRGRGGGGYSRGRSLVICQMVPSYRPIFKTILLMRRPFVFVGSNYNGDRGYDRSYDRGFGGGGDRSFGGSGGGGGYRSGGYSNNSCRDNRGQGGYGDRSSYRDTYDSYSGNE, from the exons ATGACGGACGAGGGAAAATTGTTTGTTGGAGGCTTGAACTTCACTACGACGGAGGATTCGTTGGCCGGGGCCTTCGGCAAATACGGAGCCATTGAAAAAG TGGATGTGATCAGAGACAAGGAGACTGGAAGGTCTCGCGGTTTCGGCTTTGTGAAATACGAAAATGTGGAAGATGCCAAGGATGCCTTGGAGGCCATGAATGGCAAG ACTATCGATGGCCGAAACATTCGCGTGGATGAAGCCGGAAAGGGAGGAGGAGGACGTTCCAATAGAGGGTTCAACTCCGGTGGACAACGAGGTGTGGGAGGAAGATTTGGCAGTACCAGGGGCAGAGGTGGGGGAGGTTACTCCAGAGGCAGATCACTTGTGATCTGCCAAATGGTTCCTTCCTATCGGCCcattttcaaaacaatattattaaTGCGGCGACCGTTTGTCTTTGTAGGTAGCAACTACAACGGGGACCGAGGATACGACAGGAGCTACGATAGAGGCTTTGGCGGCGGCGGAGATAGGAGCTTTGGCGGGAGCGGCGGAGGAGGCGGATACAGAAGCGGAGGCTATTCCAACAACAGCTGCAGAGATAACAG AGGTCAAGGTGGCTATGGCGACCGCAGCTCATACCGCGACACATACGACAGCTATT CTGGAAACGAGTAA
- the cirbpa gene encoding cold inducible RNA binding protein a isoform X3, with the protein MTDEGKLFVGGLNFTTTEDSLAGAFGKYGAIEKVDVIRDKETGRSRGFGFVKYENVEDAKDALEAMNGKTIDGRNIRVDEAGKGGGGRSNRGFNSGGQRGSNYNGDRGYDRSYDRGFGGGGDRSFGGSGGGGGYRSGGYSNNSCRDNRGQGGYGDRSSYRDTYDSYSGNE; encoded by the exons ATGACGGACGAGGGAAAATTGTTTGTTGGAGGCTTGAACTTCACTACGACGGAGGATTCGTTGGCCGGGGCCTTCGGCAAATACGGAGCCATTGAAAAAG TGGATGTGATCAGAGACAAGGAGACTGGAAGGTCTCGCGGTTTCGGCTTTGTGAAATACGAAAATGTGGAAGATGCCAAGGATGCCTTGGAGGCCATGAATGGCAAG ACTATCGATGGCCGAAACATTCGCGTGGATGAAGCCGGAAAGGGAGGAGGAGGACGTTCCAATAGAGGGTTCAACTCCGGTGGACAACGAG GTAGCAACTACAACGGGGACCGAGGATACGACAGGAGCTACGATAGAGGCTTTGGCGGCGGCGGAGATAGGAGCTTTGGCGGGAGCGGCGGAGGAGGCGGATACAGAAGCGGAGGCTATTCCAACAACAGCTGCAGAGATAACAG AGGTCAAGGTGGCTATGGCGACCGCAGCTCATACCGCGACACATACGACAGCTATT CTGGAAACGAGTAA
- the cirbpa gene encoding cold inducible RNA binding protein a isoform X2 has product MTDEGKLFVGGLNFTTTEDSLAGAFGKYGAIEKVDVIRDKETGRSRGFGFVKYENVEDAKDALEAMNGKTIDGRNIRVDEAGKGGGGRSNRGFNSGGQRGVGGRFGSTRGRGSNYNGDRGYDRSYDRGFGGGGDRSFGGSGGGGGYRSGGYSNNSCRDNRGQGGYGDRSSYRDTYDSYSGNE; this is encoded by the exons ATGACGGACGAGGGAAAATTGTTTGTTGGAGGCTTGAACTTCACTACGACGGAGGATTCGTTGGCCGGGGCCTTCGGCAAATACGGAGCCATTGAAAAAG TGGATGTGATCAGAGACAAGGAGACTGGAAGGTCTCGCGGTTTCGGCTTTGTGAAATACGAAAATGTGGAAGATGCCAAGGATGCCTTGGAGGCCATGAATGGCAAG ACTATCGATGGCCGAAACATTCGCGTGGATGAAGCCGGAAAGGGAGGAGGAGGACGTTCCAATAGAGGGTTCAACTCCGGTGGACAACGAGGTGTGGGAGGAAGATTTGGCAGTACCAGGGGCAGAG GTAGCAACTACAACGGGGACCGAGGATACGACAGGAGCTACGATAGAGGCTTTGGCGGCGGCGGAGATAGGAGCTTTGGCGGGAGCGGCGGAGGAGGCGGATACAGAAGCGGAGGCTATTCCAACAACAGCTGCAGAGATAACAG AGGTCAAGGTGGCTATGGCGACCGCAGCTCATACCGCGACACATACGACAGCTATT CTGGAAACGAGTAA